The genomic region CGGCGCGCTGGCCCATGGCGTGGGGGCCTGTTGCAACGCTGCCCAGCGCTGTGGGAGGTCGCGCCGCAAATGCTGCGCCTCGGAGGCTCTCCAACCCAACGTCGCGCCCGCATAGCGCAGCAATCGTGGATCGCGCTGCGAGTCCAATATGCGATCCAATAGCCCAGGCAGCACCGCGACGTCATTCAGAACCCCAAGAATGTCTTGTAACCCTTTAAGCGCCGAGATAAATCCGCTCATCTTCTCGGCGTCGAACAGTGGCAGGAAGAACTCGGCGGCGTAACGCATCTTCTTGCATTCAATCCGTTTGGCGTGCAATGAGACGTCGTCCAATTGCGTGATGTCGGCGGTGGCGGTCACCTTTTTCCAGCGTTTGTCCAACACTTTGGCGGCCAGCGGCGTAATCGGCTTGCCCAGCTCGGCCTTGTCCTCGTCTGAGAGCGCAGCGCGCCATCCTCGATCCTTCAGCCACGCATCCATGCTGAGTTTGAAGCGCCGGTAGTCGTCACTCTCAATCAGGGCGCGCACCGGCTCGTACGCCTCGTCACGGCGCTGGCGACACAGCAATGCGAACGCCTCCTCGCTCTCCAATGGCGGAATGCGTCCCGCCATCTCCTCTAGCCCTTCGTCCAGAAACACATCCATATCCCGCGCATAGCCCAACTCCGAAGCCGCCCACCGCATCTTCTCCGCCATCTCCGCCGTGGCTTCGCGTGGCAGCGCTGGTCGAAAAACAGATAGCGCGCTGCGCATGCGGCGGAATCCCACACGCACCTGATGCACGCCTTCGATATCTTCACCGATGTGGGCAATGGGCTCCCAGGCGACGATATATTTGAAATTGTGACGCACGATCTGGGTAAACGCCTGCTCCACGCTTAGGTCGGCGGAAAGCGGTGTGCTTTTGCTGATGTTTGGCGTGTCCATAAAGCATCCTCGGTCAGGGCGAAAGGGGGCGTGAACTGCGTACTATGATGCGATGTTCTGGCGTATGACGTCCATACAAAACGCGCGCAAGGAGAGCCTTGCGCGCGTTGATATTGCATTCAAAAAATAACCGAGTGCAGCAGCGTTTATGAGGCGCTGGCGACGGTCTCTGGCATGCGGGTGGGGAAGCCTGCCATGGTCATGCTCTGAATCACCAGCTCCGCCAACGCATCGTGGTTGGTGAAACGATCGGTGTTGATGGTCATGTCATAGGCGCTGCGCAGCGAGGGGTAGCGACGCGGCAGCGCGGTGGTGAAGGACTCCCGCTCGGCGTTGACTCGATTGACGATGGCCTTGGCCGCCTCGATGGAGACGTTCTCCCTTGCGGAGATGCGCGCGCTGGCGTGCTCCATGCTGGCTTCAAAACGCACGCGGAAGGTGCGACCCACCGGCAGCAGCATGTGCGAACCGCGGCCCACCACCACGCCGCCAGCGCGGCTGATGTTGAGCAGCACTTTGATCAACGCGTTGTAATAGGCGTCTTTGGGGCTGGGGCGCGCGGTATCGTTGAGCATGCCGTAGATCAGGTCGTTGAT from Magnetofaba australis IT-1 harbors:
- a CDS encoding AAA family ATPase, with translation MTRASMELISALVGAEVETETKPEIVHSNRPPLVAVSRTLGADGTRISQILAEKLGVPFYDQALMDAVIEEASHDDHLMRRIDERATGFINDLIYGMLNDTARPSPKDAYYNALIKVLLNISRAGGVVVGRGSHMLLPVGRTFRVRFEASMEHASARISARENVSIEAAKAIVNRVNAERESFTTALPRRYPSLRSAYDMTINTDRFTNHDALAELVIQSMTMAGFPTRMPETVASAS
- a CDS encoding CHAD domain-containing protein — protein: MDTPNISKSTPLSADLSVEQAFTQIVRHNFKYIVAWEPIAHIGEDIEGVHQVRVGFRRMRSALSVFRPALPREATAEMAEKMRWAASELGYARDMDVFLDEGLEEMAGRIPPLESEEAFALLCRQRRDEAYEPVRALIESDDYRRFKLSMDAWLKDRGWRAALSDEDKAELGKPITPLAAKVLDKRWKKVTATADITQLDDVSLHAKRIECKKMRYAAEFFLPLFDAEKMSGFISALKGLQDILGVLNDVAVLPGLLDRILDSQRDPRLLRYAGATLGWRASEAQHLRRDLPQRWAALQQAPTPWASAPDKGRKRKK